The Eleginops maclovinus isolate JMC-PN-2008 ecotype Puerto Natales chromosome 18, JC_Emac_rtc_rv5, whole genome shotgun sequence genome segment AATCCAGCCTTTCCAAACCATACTCAGACCGCAGCCGAGGGATCACCTCATCAGATGGATTCACAATGAGCTCCACCTGGAGAACATACAGCATGAATGACTCAAAGGTATCatacagtaaaaacaatatttaaaacatgaaaataaaaatgttctacATTTTAGTTGACACAAAAAATAGGGAAGGCCTGTGGTCAGGTAATTTAAGTCTTTCATTAAAAGGCAGACGGTTCAAAGATCCAGGAGTCAAAGGAtgtattgtcatatgcacattaGCTACAGTGTAAAGGTCAAATCTGGAGTCCCAGGCTAAGCCAACAGTGCAACATAGAATATACTTAAgacaaaagaaataacaaaataaaaagggcagTGTTTCAAAAAATGACCGATATATGTAAACTATGTAAAATAGAATGAGATAAAACAGaatgtgaaatgaaacactACTGTGGaataaaatactgcttatttatatataataaagtagAGAAGAAGACAATGAACATTCCTATGGCCATGGAGGGTTTACATTTTTCTGCTCTCTCACCGTGTCATCGTCAAACCCTGCCAGGCGGATGATTTTCTCAGCGATAGCAGCATTTCTCTGGTCCATCTCGACGCTGTAGAGCCTGGCACCCAAGGGCAGAGAGCGGGCGATGCGCACTGTGCTGTACCCGCAGTGGGAGCCCAGCTCCAGCACTGTCAGAGGGCTCTGCTCCATCAGCATCCTGTCTAGGACCTTCCCTACACACcagacatttaatttaaaatcatgCTTGCGTACAGATAAATTGTTGTTTAATGTGAACTATCTCCTTACCCTTTTTAGGCCCAATGTTGCTGATGAACTCCACCTTGCTGCACCAGACATCGAAGGCTTCCAGGATGCTGTCGGGGTCTCCGGGAGTGGCGTGAGTGAGAACATACTGGTAGGCACGCTCCTCTCGACTCAGGCCGGTAACACAGTCCCTCCAGATTCTGACCATGACTGCTCGATAGAACAGCACAAAGTAGAAGCGGCACCTGATGATCACTGTCAGCAGGAGGGGAATGAAGGCCAGCGCAATAGCAGGGGACACCATCCTAGttgtataaagaaaaacacataggTAAATTCTCAGACACTCAGTTGTGATCCAAAAATGAGGTCGAacgttgttgtttatttcaacTTATCATATGAAAATATACTATGGTTCTTGGTTTTACTGGACAAATCTAATTATACTGCCCTGCCTCTGCTGTGAGAAAAATATGGCAAAACGGACAAAACAACTGCTTTATAGATTAACAAATCACCTCCTTtttgagtatatatacaacaattaTGATTATTATCACATTGCCATTTCGCCCCCTCTAATATTAATAGTCAAGTGGGGTAGGAGCCTTTGTATTCATCATCAGAATTTTTTGGCAAAAGAATGTTATAACCTCCCATTACTGCTGCATGATTGTCTCAGCCAATAAATCCTGATCTGAGACACAAACAGGTAGTTAAAAGTCTTCATTGAAGGTTTGAAAAACCATCTGTAGTTAAGCGTCAGTGAGGTCATTTGCATCTCAGTTTAACATCATTACAGAGGTTATCAACATCTATGGAGGAACGCTGCTTATTTCTGCATGCAGATCTTCATAAATATGTAATGACTACTTTCTGTAATATCAAGACTGCAGCTAAACTTGTTATTCCGTAATCTCCCATGTGTTAAATAATCGAACAATTATTTACcttacatacagtaaataacaaacaaatctcgtcaatgtgaagaaaaaagggaaaatcctACTAAGGTACACGTGAGAATATGGAAAATGGCTATTATAAGACCATTAACACACTGAAAATAACTCATTTGTGAATTAAAGgaattaagtgtttttgttaagtgacaacatttcaaatagaTAACCACATTTGGTTCAAATCTGTTCCTCTCTTGATGTTTCTACTACTGCAGGTAATCGTAGACTCCGCAGGCTTTCTGCACCACATGGAACAGACTCTGTAACAAGTATTTAAATCCAAATATTGTCTCACTTctcatgaaaaaaaagaagaaaaactcaCCTATTTTCTGAGAAATGTGCCTTCAGCCGAGTAACAGTGCAGATGATAAAGATGAAAGTGGTTTAGCCGCTGGCTTCAGCGACTAAAGACGGaatggcttgtgtgtgtgtgtgtgtgtgtgtgtgtgtgtgtgtgtgtgtgtgtgtgtgtgtgtgtgtgtgtgtgttagggaaGGTAAGAGACCTGGGGGGGTAAATAATTCATGTGTCACGTGTATGACACTACATATCCTGTAATTATTTCCAATTAATAGACTTTTGACAGGGACATTATTGACCCTGTAGCTGGTAAACAaccgtttttgtcatttttgttcaGACAAACAGCCAGCATCTTGTCCAGATATTTGGAAAATGGGCAACACTTTAGATAGGAGCAGAGACGGTGAGACATAGAGAAAAGGTGAGACACTCGATATACCAAGTAAACAGCAACAGGTGTGGGACTGTGTGGAATCGAGTTTCTTTCTTCACTGAGTGATAAAAAGGTAGCAGAACATAAATAtaccaaaaagtaaaacaaagaaatgttagTTGAGTTTTATACCAGAAAATATTTGTTGACACCTACATTATCATTGATATTTCCAGatcaggaaaaaataaatgcaaaaatagaGACGGGAAAAGATCTACATGATTTATTGTTCACAAcccatttcctttatttttctcagtgcttctttttttatgtcccTGGAGATTAAAGCTTCCTAACATGTGATTTCACTCCCTGGCTTCtgtgaaagaaaaagataaaaacacgAGCAAACTAAAACTTGCATGCCTATTATTTGTGTGGTGTATAATTAATGTGTCTAGTAACAACGTTGTTATAGGTAGCACAAGAAAACATTGTTGTCATTACAGGAATTACAACAATTACACTGCTCCACCCTTAATAAgtatcaaaagaaaatatgcgATGAGATCAGCCTAAGCCCCTGCAATCATTACCAAACCCTTTGACCTTGATTAAAGGGTAATACTTTGTCTCTcctatatatacaaatatacacaaaatacaaaaaagaacaCAATATTGCCCAATTTTTATGTCAACCGTGGCACTTTTTGGCAGAAGTAACTTTTGCAACATTGCCAAACCATCGCTTTGTGCTTAATATTTCCATAAAAATAAGGTCACTACAAAAAAGATTAAAACTAGCTCTATAATCtttcactgtaaaaaataaactcttGCTTGTCTGTTTATTACCAGTCAAACAATACTCTATTTCACTTGAGCAgtaaagtaataacaataatcttATGAATGCAGAATCAATTGTTATCGAGTGTGTGGGATTTAGCACCTTCTTCAGTGAATCAGGAACAATTCATCAAGAAAGAGACTAGCAGGCAGATTAACTACTAACTAATTGGTTAGTTACATCTAACGATCTGAACACAAATGATTTATTCAGTGTTATGCGTTAACTATTTCTCAGTTGttcattatattaaaatgttgcaCTTAATagcacacagtaacacacaaaGCTATGTTCAAAAGAAGGACTGCAATGGTTGAAACACTGTCTACATCACTGTACAGGACTGTTTGAGCATCGCTCTGATGAACTTCTTCAGTTCTTTGTCCCCTCTGGTCCACCTCACCAGTCGAGTCAGCACTAGTCTTCCCTCTTCAGCCTGAGCCAGAGCCAGGTACCATCCACTCTTGGCCCCTTTCACctccttttctccttcttttgcttttgttttatccaTCTGTCCCTCCTCTAACCCTCCGTCTTCATTTGTCACTACAGAGTCTAAACCAGGACAAGTACAGGTGCCTCCTTCTTGCAGCCACAAAGCACTGTGGGCCATCGCGCCTCCTATCCCTTCTGCCCTCTCTGCACCTCCCCCTGCCCACCTCAGGATGCGGCTGCGGGCCGTAGGCACCAGCTGACGGTCTCCTCCTACCATCGACACACTGCCCAGACGCATCTTAAAAGCTGAAACAAGAGACCAAGACAATGCTATTCAACAGGTGCCATTTCAGACACATTGTAAAACAATCTCTCTATCTCAATGATTAGATGTTATGTGGCCTGCTTTGTGATGTACGTCTAGTTTAATTAGCTTTTTAATCAAAGTAATAATGCAGAATGTTATGCTAtgttctaaaaatgttttttctcaccATATGGACTTAGGCAGAAGTTTTCTTGGATGTCAGATTCCCCTTCAGCAGCCAGACTGCAGGCATCACAGATAACACTCCCTGGGGGGTGGGAAAGAGAGAGTTTTAAATGACTGTGAGCGTCTGTGGTGGGGATGTTAAAAGAGCAGAAACTCCAGGATCAAGGCGTGCAATACAACTTAAGAGATAAGATTGGATAAAATAAGACCTCATTGATCTCCGAAAGAGATATTTCAGTTGTTTCAGCACTCAAAGAATCAAACAGTCAACAAAGTAAGCAAACAGATTAACTGTTTTATGAGgttaaagtattaaataaatgctgaTTAGCCAGATATGTGTCtcttaaaagaaacacatgacatataaacacatatcctaggtaaaaaaaatgttttgcctaGGAACCTACAatttctgcaacaaaaaaagaatgaacacattaatgaatacaataatataatggGGTATAGTTTATTCTGAAGTGTGGCACTCACAAAATAATTAGGATACCTTTACTGTTGGTACTTAAAAATACTATAGCCTATAAATATTTTGACAGTAATATAATTTAGTTTTACCTACATCACCTACTAAATTGACCCTGCTTAACTGTGGGTTACACGTCACTCGTAGTAAAATAAGCTTACATTACGTCTGAAACATCACCAGTTTTTTAAAGGTTAGGTCTACAAATCGTGCACTGACCTTTCAGCGCCTCCTCGTGCCTGACCTCCTCCGCCGTCCGTCCCTCGTGCTCTCCGGATGCCGGTATACACAGCTCGGTCCCGCGCGGAAACCGGGTGCAGTTAAACATCTCCGGCCACGGGAACCCGAAGGCACTCATCACGGGCACGCAGCCGTCCCGCACGGCCTCGCACAGGCTCCTGCAGGGGCTGACTGGCCCGCTGAGCTCCGGCAGGCACACCGGAGCAAACAGCGAGCATAGGAACTTCTTGGAGTCCCGGTGGCACAGCTTGGAGATGAGGGGCAGCCAGGCTGCCGACTGCTGCTGGGCCTCCCTCAGGGTGTCATGGCCGAGCAAGTTGGGGATCCGCATTTGCCTGTAGCCGATCCCGTGGCACAGCGACAGGGTGCTCGGGATGGGTTTACACACCGAGCGGACCGAGGAACTGAATCCCAGTGACGGCGGCCCGAGTTGGGCAGGAGCCGCGGTGTCAGAGGCATGGGTGACTCCTCCAAACAGCAGAATAAAGCAGAGCACAGAAACTAACATTGTTGTTTAGTTTCACCAGAGAACCGAGTGCACTCTGTAGAGTTGCTGCTCTTCTGTCTGGACTTGACCGGCATGTAGGTGTAAACAAAGAGGTGTGGAGGAAATGGGGGGTTAATGAAAGGGCAGGCGCCTCCCAGTTATCATCCCACCCCATCAGACTGTTGCCTGTCTCAACATTTAATAGTTTCAGGCTGCAAACTGATTGTTTCTTTAGTTTGGCATGCATATTATGAACATAAATAGGCTACATTGACGGGTTAGAGTAGCCTATACAGTTATCATCGTCCGGCACTTTAAAATAAACGTTTTTGAAAACTCATTTTTACATGTCATGACTTCTTATTTTAAATCGCATAATCGCTTTTCATCTTGTTTGTAAAAATTGAGGAcattaaattgaaatactgtttagATAAGGGTTACACGTCAAACTGAACAGTGCGATTTTGAACCAGAGAAATCTAgcgtattttttttaaaggattaatACAGAGACTTTTATTACTAATAGCCTTTTTAGGAAACACATAGAAAGCTGTTTTGGTGTGTGATAAGCTTTGAAAAACATTACTGTCAGTATTGTAAAATCGGTTAgtggaaatgaaatgtagtgTGAAAAGAACTATGTGTGGTTACCTGTCATCATACTCAGCCAGAGGGTAGGAGAGACCCTTTCATCTTTTTCCAGGGAGACACAGGGCACCAACATGCCTCGTCCTGCTCCCTTGTTCTGCTGCTCTCTATTTGATTCTAtttagtagtagtatagtagaaGTCTtggtagtagtagaagtagtacaGACAGCTCACACTTAGTTAcatatttgtaatgtgttttaattaacgAAATGTTACCCTCTATTATAGCTACACAATAGAACACCTAAATAAAGTGTGGTTGGCGCTTCACTCACCCACAGGGCATTGCATTAGTACTGTAAATCAAAGCGTACAACTGAAGCTGGCAACTTTGAAGAGTCATTTTAAGATCATAATAATGGTTGTTTAATTATGGAGGTTAAATAGCAAAAAGATGagcaatataaaaacatattttgcagGTTAATGCATCAAAAACAATGCGTGACCTGCATGCACAGCAGATTACACATGGCAGTCATTACATGCACAGAGGTCAACCAGTACTTCTATAATTTACAATTTATTATAAGTTCCTTTGGATATAAGCATCCGCCAAATCAcattgtaatgtaatttaatactgtataatgaaataatatatttttgtattagcATGAATATAAACTACACAGCAGATGTATTCATTTTTCTCACTTAATGTTTAAGCTGGTAAAGattcaattgtttttctttgtactGCAGGTAAGCTTaatcttttataaaacattatcttaaatgtgtatatttgtatatttgtatttgtgagTATGTatttgtaagtcgctttggataaaagtgtcagcttaATGCAATGTACAGtaatgtatttagttttaataaTCAGAACATGCTAAGTATTAAAAGCTATTAATTGAATgttgtaaagaaaatgtttggagtATCAtagaatgaaaatatataacTGTAGCCTTTGGTTTGTTGTAGTGTGGTAATAGTACCATAGACTGCAATTTTTATAGAGTTCAGTAGCAAACTACAACTCTGCATTTAAAGGGCTTCTATTTCTAATGACCAAAACCCCTGACATGCAATATGggactttaaaatattattaaatgtaagaTTTGATGGTTTTAAAAACGTtgttttgtatatgtttttccTACTGCTCCtcacatttggtttgttttaacatAACTCACCGTTTGAAAGAAAAATCCCCCATCACGTGACGGAGGCCTCAGCTGCTTCACTTCTACCGGAAGTGGTCGTTGTGTTGTTGCACCAGAGCTGCTGTCATGTGATACCTCTTCTGAGGAGCTGCTGTTGACAGTAGCTTCATACCTTCACATGAAGCTAAAGTAAAACTACGCAGGAGAAACGTTTTATGTTTGTTGGAGAAGATAAACACGGCTCGTTTCTGACGGAGAAGCCGGGCTTGTGTATTGTAGCCCCTCGGACGCTGACATGGGGTGCTGTTACAGCAGCGAGAACGAGACCCAAGAGCAGGTAGTTAGCTGCTAGCCGGCTACAATTGTCCCGATAAATGTTGTATCGTTGAAAGAAACAACGTATGTGATATTCTTGTTTGTATCGAGTCTGATTCTTCTGTGAAATACATTGGAGTAATGCGTGACAATGTTATCTACTggtcatttatttaatagttaTAGTGATATGATACCTTTAGCATGCTAGTTAAAGCCTTCGGGAAAGGCCTGACGCAGGCTGTGAAGTTGTCACATAGATGAGAAACGATCATAGATTAAAAGATAATGGACAGATCTGAATGCAAACATATAACAAAAGCAGACATATAGCCACCTATTAACTGTTAATTTAACTATTATCAGGACATTATGGATTAGCTAGTTAAATCAGTGTTACTTCCTGAaatgatgattttttaaaaagcaatctGTTAACACCCGAATTACCAGCTGGTGGAAATGTTTCTAATTGCTCACCACTGTTACCATTAATGGTTTATGTTCTGGATACCATGTACTTGATGTGATTTGTGTCATACGACCCTAGCTATTTTTAGTTTACGGAAACTAGTCCCTTCTGCTTTCATGCAGAGTATCTCCCATCGTATGCAGTTATTCATTTTATCTTAATTACTGTATTGGTATTAAAATAGAACAACTGTTGTGATTTACAAAGTTTGTCTACGTTGTttaatgtacagaaaatatacaagAAAGAAATAATTTGCTTCACTACTGTATTTGGAGGTTGCTGAAATTAAAGATAGCACATGTGAATTTAGAGGAATAGGTATGTAAAAAGGGGAAcgacaaaaaataaagaaacgtTTTTGTCAAATTGGTTAATTCGGGAATACgacaacacacatttaaacccaTATATTGTGGTTAAAACCCATCTATAACAATCTGTGTATGAATATTGTGTATAGCCTAAAGCTAATAGTGAAAGGGTTCTCAATATGCTATGTACAAAGGGCCTACATCTTTCTCAAGCGTTCCTTAATGTAATGCCTTTTTACCATAAGTGCCATGTTGTTGACAAAAGCATTGCTAGTGTTGTTGATAAATCAAGCCTTTGACACCACATCTAATTGTTACATCAACAGTCATCTTTAATTATTAGGTATGTAATGAGGGAAACATTTGTAATGGGTTGTAAGTGGTCCTCTTTTATCACTTATCAGTCAATTATCATGTTAAATGTCATGctgcacaaaacaaaagtaagcTAATGAATGTTCTGTGGCACTTATCCCTGTAAAATTGAATTGCTATACAACTGTAACAAAGTTAATTAAAGTGAAATGAGCTATAAGCTTTTTAACTTATTCTTTTTCTGATCCTCCTTTTTAGCGTAATGAACGTAAGCCGCTGATCCCCCACCCGGACCCTGTCAGTAAACCGCCAAATGGGACAGACTGGATCACTACCAGTGTCCCCTCGGCGAAGACAGATGAACAGGCCCTACTTACATCCATCCTCACCAAGACGGCACAGTAAGACAGTCCTTCTTGTTTCCTAATAATAAAGCAGTTATTCATACACTCTTTAATGAAACCGCcattttttcctctctgtcagGAACATCATTGATGTCTCAGCAGCTGACTCTGTCATGATGGAGCAGCATGAATACATGGACAAAGCTCGACAATACAGGTATGTGTCTGAGTATTAGGCTGTATTCTTTGTATTCTTCTGCAGTTTTCAGTTTTGCTTTCCGTATATGGCGTGATCAGCCGTCCAACTGTGGAGTAAATTGCAGAAGACaagaaagcaaagaaagagGGGAAGTTCTTGAAGAATCGTACCCGTAGGCAGCTTAGGCTTTGATATTTTAGCCATTTATTGATAACCTTCTTAGTTTGTAAGATTTTTTGCCTACCTTGTAGTGTACATCCTGTAGACTGTATAGAGAATTACTGGGTTGTGTTTTCTGGTTATACTAGATCTCACAAATGTATATCTAATGGGAAAGAGAGATCAGACTTGAAAACTACTGAGACGTGAGCCAGCTGTATATCCAAAGACTTGTAATGATTTGTGTTGTCttagaggaagaggatgagaattaaactgaaaacaatgttttaaaattcCATCACCACCCAAGGACTTGAGAAtgaaattgtgttgtttttttttaaacccaatgAAACAGCATAGGCATATGCCCTCAGAATTTATCTTAAACCTTAGATACAATGACATCTAGTGGCTAGAATTGCTCCAAACACAGCAGCTGTGTTTAGTCTAAAGTACAGGTGCAGATTAAACTGCAGATTCTCAGGACACAACAATCCGTTTTAAGATTCAAGGTGACAAACTGTGTTTTAACCTAATCTCTTTCCTGCAGCTTGTATAATgtcagcttttgttttgtttcagtacTAAGCTGGCTGTGTTGAGTAACAGTCTGCCCCAGAGGAAAGCACTCGCTCTCCCCTCCCTCACCAGCCAGCCCCACCAAGTGCTTGCGAGTGACCTGGTACCATACTCAGATGTTCAGCAGGTAATCAAACACTAGCACACAGGAGAAATGTTGGCCTGATATTTTGGCATGTCTCTCTATTGTCCACATTGCCTCTTACCGTGTGCTTCCTTGTTGGCTAGATTTAACATCAGAGGGACATTTGGTATGCAATATGTAGCTGTTAAGTATTTAAGTGTGCGGGGGTGGGACTTGTGTGCGGCTGAAAATAGCTTTTAAGGTTATCTAACACTTTTCTGTTGTAACTGTTTGTGTCCAAGACATTCTGTTGttcatacacatgtttttttactcaTTGGAACTGTGAAtagtatttttttcaaaactcGAAATtaactctgtctctctttttctttgcagaTATCCAAGATAGCAGCTTACGCTTACAGTGCAATTTCACAAATCAAAGTGGATGC includes the following:
- the tomt gene encoding transmembrane O-methyltransferase homolog, encoding MVSPAIALAFIPLLLTVIIRCRFYFVLFYRAVMVRIWRDCVTGLSREERAYQYVLTHATPGDPDSILEAFDVWCSKVEFISNIGPKKGKVLDRMLMEQSPLTVLELGSHCGYSTVRIARSLPLGARLYSVEMDQRNAAIAEKIIRLAGFDDDTVELIVNPSDEVIPRLRSEYGLERLDFVFMDHWKKCYLPDLQMLEGSGLLGKGSMIVADNVLFPGAPKFLRYIRKSGLYEWKVHRATLEYSKGIRDGMAELVYQGIK
- the LOC134880191 gene encoding LOW QUALITY PROTEIN: secreted frizzled-related protein 2-like (The sequence of the model RefSeq protein was modified relative to this genomic sequence to represent the inferred CDS: inserted 1 base in 1 codon); this translates as MPVKSRQKSSNSTECTRFSGETXTTMLVSVLCFILLFGGVTHASDTAAPAQLGPPSLGFSSSVRSVCKPIPSTLSLCHGIGYRQMRIPNLLGHDTLREAQQQSAAWLPLISKLCHRDSKKFLCSLFAPVCLPELSGPVSPCRSLCEAVRDGCVPVMSAFGFPWPEMFNCTRFPRGTELCIPASGEHEGRTAEEVRHEEALKGSVICDACSLAAEGESDIQENFCLSPYAFKMRLGSVSMVGGDRQLVPTARSRILRWAGGGAERAEGIGGAMAHSALWLQEGGTCTCPGLDSVVTNEDGGLEEGQMDKTKAKEGEKEVKGAKSGWYLALAQAEEGRLVLTRLVRWTRGDKELKKFIRAMLKQSCTVM
- the lamtor1 gene encoding ragulator complex protein LAMTOR1, with product MGCCYSSENETQEQRNERKPLIPHPDPVSKPPNGTDWITTSVPSAKTDEQALLTSILTKTAQNIIDVSAADSVMMEQHEYMDKARQYSTKLAVLSNSLPQRKALALPSLTSQPHQVLASDLVPYSDVQQISKIAAYAYSAISQIKVDAKEELVVQFAIP